Part of the Uloborus diversus isolate 005 chromosome 2, Udiv.v.3.1, whole genome shotgun sequence genome, cgtaacaaaaagcagtacgttacgtccgtaacacatgtatatttccaattaaaaagaaaaaaagtacaggaTGGGCAATGAAAATGTAGTGTATGATATGTAATATGATATAACAAAACTTCTGATTCtctgattttcaaatttttataaatattagtttatatttaatttcatttttttaaattattgaaatacacatcGTCGCCTAAGAGCAACATTAATACATATAATAttaggaataacactaagatatcctactgttgctctgaggcaacaacATGTGTACCTCTCAAGGTAAGAATTTTTGTCctccaaatcatgcaataaattccaTTGATGTTAATAATTCTAGATTAGCAATTAATGCATAATAACTTGCATAATCATATTCTAGACGGTtccttaatttctcaaactttgtttcatcaatgcactatgacacaaaaaaatagtgttctccaagtagatttttgtgaaaattactcGATCATTTAACATGATGAAATCCAAAGCATTTTGTGCATAATTTTcattaatgaagttttttttttttcaaattcatattacatatattaattatagtttttctcttcaaacttctatcattctgaaagcatagccaaattgatattgcttattttttaaagactaacttagagataagaatttgtcctgttgtttaatagtttaaaccaaagttactgAGTTACTTTATTGGTATTTACTCTttacataaaattaatatttagattactgtttcattgatgtattgaatattttatagttttaaaacttaaattaaaaagcataattaaattcgagttaaaagtactaaatattaaactagctacatctgatcctcagataaagcacatttatttttgaagcaagatttagattacttaggcaaatgtggagcaaaatgcatttttccaaTGTCAGTTTCGACCTTTTTTCGAACTTTGGCAAAAACGTtccaattctattaaaaagcgatTGAAATCAAAGGCAGctgttaaactttaaaagaaatttggcagtTAATATGTTTGTTGAGAAATAAAGGAAATCATCGAAAATTCTCAAACTGAAAAAGTACTCCCttgtagaaccccccccccctccatgttcatgttaaaaatttgaaaaaattatttgttactgAATAATTCtacttttgttttgcttaatttccccttggataattttacttcttatgatgcaacattttattttttacatatttatttacatggtggTATACGCAGAGAGCCCTGCCCCCTacctccccaaatctttaaaaactattgaGGTATAACTTAAagtcaaaataatgtgttaatctaGATACCATTGCACTCTCCTAACAAAAGTTATTAGTATATCTAAGCTTTTACTTGCTTTGTGCAATCCGCATATCAGACACGTTATGTTCGTAACACtttttttgttacgtccgtaacaaatataataatttttatcataaattttacaaacaatttccatgaaaactttatggttttagaaagcttgaaatctctagaacaagtatataaaagaaaattatagaaatctatgaataattcacaggaatattggcaattgtatgacaaagtatatattttgctgttttctgagttacgtccgtaacaggtagttttaattttttgttactttttgtaatCAAGCAATCTACACCCAAATTTTTGCTGGCATAAATAACACAAAACtgtacaacagaaaaaaattttgtagcttttaatgaaaccaaattaaaattatgtgtatttaaagtctgtgattgttacgtccgtaacggtggaattgcccttgagtttctactgttatttatataatgtttaatgcataacttattaattgtgcaaaataccaatgggttaaagaaattaacattataatagccttttttattaaggttaaaagacagaagatcatattataatattgaataaatggacagaattatcagcgtctagatcgtaacgcaatttggacatctcacatatatgtttaagaaaaatgattttgcttcaaagatactgcataaaaacatatgaaaacactttaaaatgattaaaatttgattttgaggatcaaaaaatacctttaaaacatataaatcatatatttagtactcaaataatagcattgtcaagatcgtaacttttggacatacatgaaacttccaacttcctttttttctaaaaaaatttacagaataaataatctgtctttaattttttaatttgtggaaaatattatcaaaaaaatattcagtttgagattcatacccttaattttgttttgaaacgtttggaaataattttaaaaaaaaaattttcgatggtacatttgctcagttaacgttttgaaagtccaaaattgtgccttttagcaaagaaaaaatttttttaagggtatttgaagagcattttttccataatttatgtcaattcttgtctctatacagtattattatttaactcaaaaatttttgagtcaattaaaatgaaagttatttggtgttgaagcttcaaagttgaggtctgtgtttgctcccaccttttgagaactgcccaattAAAAACTGtgttgtcttgaacaatattcaatttttacaACTCCTTGGTATTGGCTGAGTGCCTGATCAAATCTTGGCTGAGTACCGAATATTTACCAAGTACTTACTCGGTATGACAATTGTATTTTTGTGTGAATCGAGTTACTCTGAAGAATTACCATTAAAAATTAATGCCCCGATATTGTACATGACTAATTTTGACATGATCAAGTTTAGTAAATGAACTTAAAGTGAAGGGGGGATATTTTGGCCCTTTTCAATTATATCAACTTCTAACCACCTTCAATAACTGATTcttaagaaatgtttttgttgAAAGCATTTATGAGTagagtataaaaattaaatatgaccCTGGGAGGACcatctattggcacattttagaacttttttcttctttctttaaactaAATTCTGTGGCCTCAGGATTGTTCTGGGTAAAAATCAGTCCATTCTGCACAGAAGTTTTAGAATTAGAATGTTTTGAAACcctaactttaattataatcaccctgtttatatttgtttatttatttgtttattaatttatttcagaGTGCAACCTCTTTGCTGTCCAGTAATGCTACTCTTGCCCTGACACCAGGAGGTGCTGGAGGATTATTTCCTAGCACTCCTGGGGGACCGATGACTCCCATGACACCCATAACGCCATCTTCTGCAGATCCTGGCATTATTCCTCAATTGCAGTATGTTTTCATCCTTTAGCTTTTTTATGATTGTTCTTAATTCTCATTTTTCTGCATTGTAGTTCTGAGATTGCTTTCCCTactttagtaaaattttatttgtacagGGTGTGTGTCTATTTCAAAgaaaacactcattttttaatttctttcatgcATGTTTAAAGAAATGCTACCCTTAGAAGAAAGAATAACCATTGTTTCTAGGAAACTGAGTGAAAACATTTGAAGAGTTATATCAGCAGTACCAGTGAAAGTACGAAAGACAGCCTCTGACAAAGTCCAATGTCGGTCTACTGGTGAACAAATTCATTAGAATTGGAAGCTTCGCTGACGGAAAACGTCCTGGATCACTATCAACATCTGACAATACTAATTCTAGTAAATTTGTTCGCACATAGCCTGATATTGTACTTTGTTAGTGGCCGCTTTCCGTATTTTCGTAGGTACATGCTGATACAACTCTTCATGTTTTACCACCCAGTTTCTAGAAAATGGTTGTTGATTCTTTCTTCTAAAAACAGCATTTCTTTCAacatcttttaataaaatcaagCTTATCCAACCTGCTCATGAAAAGGAGTAATGTGCCcaagaaaagtaaaacaaaatattgagatatacttttaattttgaaaatgcatcTTCTTTGAAATATAGTCAGCCGCAGATGGGATTGACAAGCGGGCAGACATTTTCCTTGTGGTCTGCATTGaattttataattgttattattcttGAAGGACATAAAACGTAACATTTTGGAGAGAGGTTTTTAGTGTTGTCTACCCTTAGGTTTCTTCTTTCTTAAGtcagcaattaaaataatttagattcGCTTTAAATTGGAATTTCTTTCACTTTTCTATTGCTTTTGAGTGACCAGAAGAGACTTGACTTTTATCCCTTAACCTTCCTTTCTGAGTGCATCACTGAATCTCGTcctaaatttgataaaaatttactGTATGTTTTCATGTGaagtttactaattttttttatgtttttttatgcataatcTATTTATTAATTCCACTTTACTTCCACAATTTTTCGTTTTATTGCCAAATTTGTTGAGGTTATATTTAGCATGTACTCTTGTATTATTGAAGAGTTGTATTCAAACtaaaaaatcttttgcttaaaattgcacttcgctaatttatttattttatttattttttttgctcaaaattgcattaaatatgtacttaaaagcattttatgctTTAGAAATATTGTATCAACTGTAAATCTTGGTTGCAAATTGGATTTAAAGAAAATAGCTCTTCACGCAAGAAATGCAGAATACAATCCTAAACGTTTTGCTGCTGTCATTATGCGCATAAGGGAGCCAAGAACTACAGCTTTGATATTTAGTTCAGGCAAAATGGTCTGCACTGGAGCCAAAAggtgagccttttttttttttccaattccatGATTTgtctaaacatcgaaaatttcaagCATGTTCATTTAATTAGAGAGCCTGTAAATTATGCCACAcgcattttcaacattttttggcCGCCTTCCTTTTTGTCACAGTATGTATGTTTCTTGGATTACACAAAAACAGTTAGTTATTTCATGTGTCAGTTATTTCATTAGTTTTGAagtggccattggccacttgaaaaCTTTCTGAATCTTGAGGTCTAGTTCCAAAGCATTTCTTAATCATATTTTGTAATCAATGAATATTCTGTGCCACTTACAAGCCTCTCAATGTACATTTTGATCATTTGCCATACATATTTAATAAGTTTTTCAGTTGCAAAAGATTTCAATTTTCAGCtgtattaaagaaataattttttaagctatagctattaaaaagtaaaacttaaaatataaaaaaaaaaaaaaccctcagatCAAGTGGAGCCTTGAACTATGGAGACTTGAATTTTCCAATTTTCCACTGTAAGTACTTCAACTTCCACAAATGTATCTTTAAACTACATTTTATCTATGACATTTCAACGAAATGGAGCACAATATTGGACAGGGAAGTTGCGATTCCTTACGCTTCTAgggcaaattttattttaaaaaggcaTTCATATTTTATACTTGTATTTTAATCCAAGCTTTCATTACAGTACATAAatgaaagtttgtttttaaaaattgtatgaaCTGAACTTAAGGTTGATATatataatttcattattttttgaggtgAGGGTGACGCTAAAAATTACTGCCCCAGGTGACATCTGTATTAGAAATACTTCTAATATAATGAACTGGTATTCTTGTCATTTCtattaactgaaaattattgGACTCAAAAGATCACTTATGTTTATTGTAATATTTCAGTGAAGAACAATCCAGATTAGCTGCAAGGAAATATGCTAGAATTGTACAAAAGTTGGGCTTTGAGGTAAGCATCTTCCAtggatatatataaaaaaaagaaaatacacatatgctgtataaaaattgtattaaatatgaaaacatttatttcttcattgacaacatttttttttcctagctGTCATTTCATACCAAACATGAGTGAATATTAAAATATAAGAGCGCAAAATTCTTCAAGTGCAAAACTAAAGCTTTAATATATtactaattttaacttttaagttCTGCTAAACAAGTTTTTAGTGCTGTTTTGCAGATTTGTAATTAAATAGGTTTACCGATTTTTATATAACTGATTACTGTTGTAAAATAATTAACCGAAAGCTCTGATGTAACGAAGTTGTATTGAGTGtgtaaaagcatatttttcacatttattgTACAAGTgtgtgaaaaaatgttttgactaATACCATGTGCAGGATGAGTTAAAATCAACTGACTGTTGCTTTAAAATAGGATGTTTtattagcataaataatattaatatgagAAAAGATTGCTTAAGTTATAATCTTGAAGTACCATGTTTAGACATTTTGCAAAATCCAGGGCTGgcaatttaaatcagttgattttaaaaaaaaaaaaaaacattgatttaaatcatgatttttaaagattaagAGATTGATTACATATTTATATGTTAAGAGTAAAGcgatttgattaattatttaaaataaacttgtcATGCATTTGTTTCAACTTCCATTGAATCAAAGCAGTTAAACAAAATCAGCAagaattctaaaagaaaaaaaagtctgcttttcagtccttgatgaattttattaaaaaacttctTGAAGTCaaaaagcaaggtttttttttttctttttttttttttttttaatcatgcattttatttaagagatcttttttcagaaaaaagaaagaaaaagaaaaggaatcaTTATTTGAGGAAAACAATTCAATGCTatatgttatttttactttccaCAGTTAATCTTTTtctatattgttttaaaaaatttttatttattcttttttttagaaaaggggaaaaatgttgttcatttggattgttaaaaaatgtcagggaaatagACCCATCTTTATATAGGACTCTATATTGTAGCAAGTTTTTGTCAAATTCAAATAAGCACATGTAGCTAAAATTATACAATCTGTCCaactttaattttatgtatttttcattaCATGTAAAAAAGATATTATCCATTGTGGACATCTAacttgaaaagtttaatttgttagtatcaaatattacttaattacattttaatttcaaaacttttgtttaaattttaaaaaatctgatttttaaagtttttttttctatgtgttTTTTCTTCAACTCTGGGAGAATGTTAATGTATTGACAAattggaaaaaacattttaaaaataataataagataacTTACACTTGTGAAACTTAAATACTTACTTGAGAGAGCTATTTAGCTCCAGATATTTTTGTAATTCTCCATCCCAGAATTGTTTTGAAACTTAACCTATGtttgtttattcatgaatttatttcaatttttcaggCAAAGTTTTTagacttcaaaattcagaatATGGTTGGAAGCTGTGATGTCAAATTTCCAATTAGATTAGAAGGTCTGGTTTTAACCCACAGTCAGTTTtcaaggtacttttttttttaatttcatattcatGATTGTCTGGGGTTGATTAATTTGAATAGTTGAGATTATGATTTCAGGTTCCCTTAATTATTTGACACACTATTAAAATCATTTGGAGTTATggtaacactagtggtacccgcacggctttgcccataatagaaaagttaaaaggtcttttggttcgcctgcaatTTACAAATAACACTGGGGAACAGCAATTTCGTTGTCTTAAATCTGTGACTTATTTTCAACTAACTTTTGGCCTCTGAATTCAACAAAAATCGCAGTTTTTGTCTATCACGTCAACTTTTCAAACTACAGAATACCCTCAAAAGTCATACAAGTTAagtaaaatgcagtaaaaacttATGAAATGCACTGTTtacaatgaataattttattcatacaaaggCTATTATAGTATCGCAAGTAAAATTGTGTATTTATATACagattaagtttaaaaatttcgctTATAGCTTTTTCTGGAGTGTTTAATCTGTGGACTGGTGTTCCAGCAACAGTCAGCTATCATAAACGCATCCAATCTACCTTGATATCGTGTCTCCATGGACCTTCAAATCTTGATAGAATTGCTCACCCTGTTCATCACTGACTGTACCAAGATTTTTCAGGAAGTTTGCAAGATATAAGctatgtaaaaaatgcaatttgatgcTCATGTGGGAACCAAGCATTCGGAAGCTCTCCACAAGTTGTTGGACAATTTCTGCTTAATAAAAGGCTCGCGTAGTTCCACGAAgacttttaataatgtttttgaacgccaatcaaacattttttttggagTTTCTAACACTGTTCCGATGAAAGTTTCATCTTTAATAAGCTGTGGACCATCAAAAACACCGGCCTATATCTTTTCAAATGACAGGCTAGGAAATACGGAAATGAGACACTTAGAAGAACATAAATTTGAACGTAAATTTGAAGAACGTAGAATTTAAAATGAGACACTTAGAATGTAATAGTGCTTCCTATAATCCATGCATGCGCAGATCTGCGTATCCGCAGATGCAGCAGAGTGGCACTGTCTAAAAGGGcccaacgacccaagaaattgacaaaaaagttgaaaaaaaaaatcaatcggtaCTGAGATTTatcgttgcaaatatacactgctggcctctggagaggggccctacagattttgttgcagggcggcttaaaatttatagatccgggcctcgATCCATGCTCAATTGTGCGGAGAGTACTCACATTCTCATAAGTTGTAAAGAAAAAACTTGACGTAGCAGAAGAAAACTAAATGCAGCTTTGGAATCAGCTAGCCTAATTAACTATATAACAGCTCAAAAACCAAACTCAACAGAAATTATATTACAAATTGTTTCCTAGtgtaatgtatggtgaaatttctcgtcaattggcttgtacccatgttacggttccacattatgataatttcgtaatttactcatctatctcatgatatttttgttcttaatattggaatagaaaaagaatcgcttcgatatttcgaaaaattgcttcgagatgcacacccccatgctacaaactaactttatgtcaaatttcatgaaaatcggccgaacggtctaggcgctatgcacctcacagagatccagacatcctcctgacagagagactttcagcttattattggtaaagattacAATAACATTAACTACTGGACATTAGAGGTTTGGGAGATGCCATTCATTTCGTTGTAGAGTGACAGTTAACAATTTCTTTGAAATCTCCAAGACATCTTTGTGTGTCAAAAAGTTCAAGGtcttaattttgttttgagtTAACGGTTTTTAAATgccttttgtaaaaatatttttcgcttcAATACCTTTGGGGCATATATTTTCAGGACTAAAAGTCATATAACAGATGTCTTTGTATACATTTGCATTGACTTGAAAAAGCAGGATCTCCAatctttttttcagaattttagcaAATTGCAATAGCATTTTGAATTTTGTGTTTCCCTTAGTgattaaaaatgcaaaagacaTTTTTAGAATGAAAATGGTGTAGGTCATTTTAACTTAGTTTTGAGTAACTGAAGGATTTTCAAAAACATCTGCAAGAAAAAATCATAACTGCTAATATGTAAGCTTCAAAAGAAAAAGACTTATAGTtaagcatggttttttttttttttttaaattatgcatcaCCGTTTATAAGATGTTACTTCTAACTTATAATGTATTTCAAAGTAACCTGAAATGAAATATGCCACTCGTTCTACATGTACGACAAGTTCACTGAAAGAAAGTCACATAAGAACTGTTACGAATTAAAAGAAAGCGGAAAATTCTAGCTACTTGTTCAATCTGTAGTAGGCAGACCATTAACACCACTATCATTCTCACTTCAACTGCAGTTCAGTTTAGTAAGCAATTGTTGTGCCACCCTCTGGGGCCAATATGTTTTAGTGGATTTTTTCACACTGCTACTCTTAGTAGGGAACCTAAATCTACACctaattaaaattgtaaattttttactTATAACCACTCTCATTCTAGTTTTTCCAATTGTCTTTAACTGTCTGGCAGGTAATTAACCAAAAGCCTTTTAGTGCAAATCAGCGGCAGGTTTATTTTGAGGAAATTGTTTCATTTCTCTTAAGATCAGAAGGCAAAAATGAGAAAACTGTTGAAGTTTCAGCAACAAATTTAAGCATTAGTTATTAGGGATAGTTTGAGACAAAATTCTACCATCACAGTTTTTAATTTCAGACATGCTGAATGTAAAAAgtgtttggaaaaatattttttaatctgaaatctATAAACTGAAATTCATACTCTTTTCATGTTatctacagttggctctctgtttaacgacgctctatttaatgactttctctatttaacgacggcttttcacggtcccagatggcccaccatagtgttaaaagcattctatttaaagacAATTTcgacttaaggacgattttttgtggtgcCATGAAAATCGTTAAACATAGAGTCAACTGTAGTTCACTCTACGTTAGCTTCCTGCATGGTAGGGAAATAAGTGTAAGCATGCCTGAAAAATAACATCTtgatatgttattattatttgttttaccttattatttttttaaagattgatatGTGTTTCTAATGCATCTTGGTTTAATAAATAgccatgtaaaaaaaagtatttcttgtgTTTTATTTACAATCGCAAAGCTTTATATAGAATAAGATTAACTACAGTACAATGAAGAATTTGAGGTATCTGGCCAGAAATGCAAAGCAACCAGCCCtgtggcaaaattttattttactttctgcgaCAAATTTTCTGGACCTTATTTCTTTCTGCAAAGATGCTCCGTGAAGTGAAAAATGAACTAATGGA contains:
- the LOC129216944 gene encoding uncharacterized protein LOC129216944 encodes the protein MDISGSFLNLGTPLSVPSQPDPVEEQHIQELQRQLQPSPIQPQQHDTLQSPQSQHMQHQRTNVSVIQPYTLSSGLTPQPQQSLLQPQTPLRESATSLLSSNATLALTPGGAGGLFPSTPGGPMTPMTPITPSSADPGIIPQLQNIVSTVNLGCKLDLKKIALHARNAEYNPKRFAAVIMRIREPRTTALIFSSGKMVCTGAKSEEQSRLAARKYARIVQKLGFEAKFLDFKIQNMVGSCDVKFPIRLEGLVLTHSQFSSYEPELFPGLIYRMVKPRIVLLIFVSGKVVLTGAKVRAEIYEAFENIYPILKGFKKQ